A genomic stretch from Coregonus clupeaformis isolate EN_2021a chromosome 23, ASM2061545v1, whole genome shotgun sequence includes:
- the LOC121536623 gene encoding COP9 signalosome complex subunit 8: protein MPAVVIMDENYDKLLEQCQTQELEAPGGIATPQVYAQLLALYLLHNDMNNARYLWKRIPQAIKSGNPELTAVWAVGQRIWQRDFPGIYSAIAAHQWSENILPAMDALRETTRRRAYGLVAQAYTSITAEDFAAFVGYSVEEAVKGVVSQGWQADPATRMVMPQKPDLPPVSLVPNEQQLARLTDYVAFLEN, encoded by the exons ATGCCTGCCGTAGTTATAATGGATGAAAATTATGATAAACTTTTAGAGCAGTGCCAAACACAGGAGCTTGAG GCTCCAGGTGGAATTGCAACCCCTCAAGTGTATGCCCAGCTGTTGGCGCTCTATCTACTGCACAATGACAT GAATAATGCCAGGTACCTGTGGAAGCGAATTCCTCAAGCCATTAAATCG GGAAACCCAGAGCTGACGGCCGTGTGGGCCGTGGGTCAGCGCATATGGCAGCGAGACTTCCCAGGGATCTACTCGGCCATCGCAGCTCATCAGTGGTCTGAGAACATCCTGCCCGCCATGGATGCCCTGCGAG AGACCACACGTAGGAGGGCGTATGGCCTGGTGGCCCAGGCGTACACCTCCATCACGGCAGAAGACTTTGCAGCCTTTGTGGGCTACTCTGTGGAGGAAGCTGTGAAGG GGGTGGTGAGCCAGGGCTGGCAGGCGGACCCTGCCACCAGGATGGTAATGCCCCAGAAACCAG ATCTTCCCCCTGTCTCGCTGGTTCCAAACGAGCAGCAGCTGGCCAGACTCACTGACTACGTGGCTTTCCTTGAGAACTGA
- the LOC121536622 gene encoding E3 ubiquitin-protein ligase TRIM63-like, with protein sequence MDIQRTGSLVRPPSPMESLEKQLSCPICLEMFTKPVVILPCQHNLCRGCASDLYDSRNPYRFSGGVFRCPTCRFEVVLDRHGVHGLQRNLLVENIIDIYKQQQEDGGCSGIGGSTETPLKPKDSKEPMCQEHEEEKINIYCVTCQMPTCSMCKVFGQHKDCEVSPLASVYQVQKGELSNAIDTLVAGNGRLQALLNQMEDACQAVQDNAQRAKQSLGERFDLLYAVLEERKGLLLEQIGKEQDEKVTALRALAQRYGERLQAGSELTDTAVRALEQSGAAEFLLASKGLITQTKDTAKSSLGEERPEPGFEKMDHFTLSTEQVEAILAKMDFGMVEDDAFEDAEGDKEEEEE encoded by the coding sequence ATGGACATCCAGAGGACCGGCTCGTTGGTGCGTCCACCCAGCCCCATGGAGAGCCTGGAGAAGCAGCTGAGCTGCCCTATCTGCCTGGAGATGTTCACTAAGCCCGTGGTCATCCTGCCCTGCCAGCACAACCTGTGCCGTGGCTGTGCCAGCGACCTCTACGACTCACGCAACCCCTACCGCTTCTCGGGCGGCGTCTTCCGCTGCCCCACCTGCCGCTTCGAGGTGGTCCTGGACCGCCACGGCGTGCACGGACTTCAGCGCAACCTGCTAGTGGAGAACATAATTGACATCTACAAGCAACAGCAGGAGGATGGCGGGTGTAGTGGCATTGGAGGCAGCACAGAGACTCCACTGAAGCCCAAGGACTCCAAGGAACCCATGTGCCAGGAGCACGAGGAGGAGAAGATCAACATCTACTGCGTGACCTGCCAGATGCCCACTTGCTCCATGTGCAAGGTGTTTGGCCAGCACAAGGACTGTGAGGTGTCGCCACTGGCCAGTGTCTACCAGGTGCAGAAGGGCGAGCTGAGCAACGCTATCGACACCCTGGTGGCGGGCAACGGGCGCCTTCAGGCCCTGCTCAACCAGATGGAGGATGCCTGCCAGGCGGTGCAGGACAACGCACAGCGAGCCAAGCAAAGCCTAGGCGAGCGCTTTGACCTGCTCTACGCAGTGCTGGAGGAGCGCAAAGGCCTGCTGCTGGAACAGATCGGCAAGGAGCAGGACGAGAAGGTGACTGCGTTGCGGGCGCTGGCCCAGCGCTACGGCGAGCGACTGCAGGCGGGATCAGAGCTGACGGACACAGCGGTACGGGCCCTGGAGCAGAGCGGTGCTGCAGAGTTCCTGCTGGCCTCCAAGGGCCTTATCACACAGACCAAGGACACCGCCAAGAGCTCCCTGGGCGAGGAGAGGCCCGAGCCGGGCTTCGAGAAGATGGACCATTTCACGCTTTCCACAGAGCAAGTGGAGGCCATCCTGGCCAAGATGGACTTTGGAATGGTCGAAGACGATGCATTTGAGGATGCCGAAGGGgacaaagaagaagaggaggagtga